One window from the genome of Nicotiana sylvestris chromosome 9, ASM39365v2, whole genome shotgun sequence encodes:
- the LOC138877239 gene encoding uncharacterized protein, which translates to MANIDIVYVTRTAMKAQALAGHLTENPVDEEYEPLRTYFPDEEVMHINELELPEEPGWKLLFDGAANAKGVGIGAVLIYETGRHYPITAQLRFYCTNNMAEYEACILGLRLAADRNVQDVLVLGDSDLLVHQIQDIDGKCVDIDINSYAVKIYYV; encoded by the exons atggcaaatattgacattgtctatgtgacgaggacagccatgaaggcccaagcgctGGCAGGTCACTTgactgagaatcctgttgatgaagaatacgagccgttgaggacgtattttcctgacgaggaagtaatgcatataaatgagttggaattacctgaggaaccaggttggaagcttttatttgatggagccgcaaatgcgaagggtgtTGGAATAGGGGCGGTACTTATTtatgaaacaggacgccattatcctatTACAGCTCagttgcgtttctattgtaccaacaatatggctgagtatgaggcatgcattttaggTCTGCGATTAGCTGCAGACAGgaatgtccaggacgttttggtcttgggagactcggacctcctggtgcatcagattcagg atatcgacgggaaatgcgtcgacatagATATCAATTCTTATGCAGTTAAgatatattatgtatga